One Colius striatus isolate bColStr4 chromosome 8, bColStr4.1.hap1, whole genome shotgun sequence genomic region harbors:
- the FUT11 gene encoding alpha-(1,3)-fucosyltransferase 11: MAGLWLTLALAGAAAGPAAGEEEAARPGLSEPCGAEGWAQDSLPPGAAFAAAASYRGPGNNDTRSNKALPILLWWSGSLFPHFPGDTERIDCPRGSCLATRSRRAARHRRTKALIFYGTDFRAYEAPLPRLPHQTWALFHEESPMNNYLLSHLPGIRLFNYTATFRRESDYPLTLQWLPGAGYLRGPAVPLAQKDAWRRRGYAPVLYMQSHCDVPSDRDRYVRELMKYIQVDSYGKCLHNRELPSQRLRDTSTATTEDSEFMAFIGRYKFHLALENAICEDYMTEKLWRPLHVGAVPVYRGSPAVRDWMPNNLSIILIDDFDSPRELAKYLNFLDKNGEEYMKYLEYKNPGGITNRFLLESLERREWGVNDMTLPNYLNGFECFICDRENTRVKEEQEHKRSRGKTPAPRPHIAQFKHMGCPMPAPGFGSVEDLPRGDSWKEMWLQDYWQSLDQGEALTAMIHHNESHQGRFWDYMHEIFLRRTRQH; the protein is encoded by the exons ATGGCCGGGCTGTGGCTGACGCTGGCGCTGGCGGGGGCCGCGGCGGGCCCGGCCGcgggggaggaggaggcggccCGGCCCGGGCTGTCGGAGCCGTGCGGGGCCGAGGGCTGGGCGCAGGACTCGTTGCCGCCCGGCGCGGCcttcgccgccgccgcctcgtACCGCGGCCCCGGGAACAACGACACGCGGAGCAACAAGGCGCTGCCCATCCTGCTGTGGTGGAGCGGGAGCCTGTTCCCGCACTTCCCCGGCGACACGGAGCGCATCGACTGCCCGCGCGGGTCGTGCCTGGCGACGCGGAGCCGGCGGGCGGCCCGGCACCGCCGCACCAAGGCCCTCATCTTCTACGGCACCGACTTCAGGGCCTACGAGGCGCCGCTGCCCCGCCTGCCGCACCAGACCTGGGCTCTCTTCCACGAGGAGTCCCCCATGAACAACTACCTGCTGTCGCACCTGCCCGGCATCCGCCTCTTCAACTACACGGCCACGTTCCGCCGCGAGTCCGACTACCCGCTGACGCTGCAGTGGCTGCCCGGCGCCGGCTACCTGCGCGGCCCGGCCGTGCCCCTGGCCCAGAAGGACGCGTGGCGGCGGAGGGGCTATGCCCCGGTGCTCTACATGCAGTCCCACTGCGACGTGCCCTCCGACCGGGACCGCTACGTGCGGGAGCTCATGAAGTACATCCAG GTTGACTCCTATGGGAAGTGCCTGCATAACCGCGAGCTGCCCAGCCAGCGCCTGAGAGACACTTCCACAGCCACCACAGAGGATTCGGAGTTCATGGCTTTCATCGGCAGGTACAAGTTCCACCTGGCCTTGGAGAACGCCATCTGTGAGGACTACATGACGGAGAAGCTGTGGCGCCCGCTGCACGTGGGCGCTGTGCCGGTGTACCGCGGCTCCCCGGCCGTGCGCGACTGGATGCCCAACAACCTCTCCATCATCCTCATCGATGACTTTGACAGCCCCCGAGAGCTGGCCAAGTACCTCAACTTCCTGGACAAGAATGGAGAGGAATACATGAAGTACCTAGAGTATAAGAACCCGGGTGGGATCACAAACCGGTTCTTGCTGGAGAGCTTGGAGAGGCGCGAGTGGGGTGTGAATGACATGACTCTGCCCAATTACCTGAACGGCTTCGAGTGTTTCATCTGTGACAGGGAGAACACCCGCGTCAAAGAGGagcaggaacacaaaaggtCTCGTGGGAAAACTCCAGCTCCCAGACCTCACATAGCTCAGTTCAAACACATGGGATGTCCTATGCCAGCCCCTGGCTTTGGAAGTGTCGAAGACCTCCCTCGGGGGGACAG ctGGAAAGAGATGTGGCTGCAGGATTATTGGCAAAGCCTTGATCAAGGCGAGGCCCTCACTGCTATGATTCATCACAATGAGTCGCATCAGGGAAGATTTTGGGACTACATGCATGAGATTTTCCTCAGGAGGACGAGGCAGCACTGA